The Pyrococcus kukulkanii genome contains a region encoding:
- a CDS encoding DNA-3-methyladenine glycosylase family protein: protein MIDLKKTTHEMIKNGTWKYEGGVFWQALPQGIVGYDGDFIVPEDLSQRERREAMEKIRFILGLDTDLDSFYSEISDSKFAFLIEEFYGLTIPGAPSLYQAIVEVIAQQQISFEFAQKAIHNLVRLVGRKIGGLYLFPEPQDILSLGDKIREAKLGYRANYILSVTREFIKGNLRLDLWELNEEEAIRYLTKFKGIGKWSAELFLMYGLRKNVYPAGDLGLRRGIAKIFGLRVKDVKEKDVREIIEPYGKWKSLLAFYILCYDRKTQGVRK, encoded by the coding sequence ATGATCGATCTGAAGAAAACGACGCATGAGATGATAAAAAACGGGACGTGGAAGTACGAGGGAGGAGTGTTCTGGCAAGCTTTGCCCCAGGGCATAGTTGGTTACGATGGAGACTTCATAGTTCCCGAGGATCTCTCACAGAGAGAGAGGAGGGAGGCCATGGAAAAGATAAGGTTTATTCTTGGGCTTGATACAGATTTAGATTCCTTTTACTCCGAGATAAGCGACTCAAAGTTCGCGTTTTTGATTGAGGAATTTTATGGTTTAACGATTCCTGGGGCTCCAAGCTTGTATCAGGCGATCGTTGAGGTTATAGCCCAGCAGCAGATAAGCTTTGAGTTCGCGCAGAAGGCAATCCACAACCTGGTGAGGCTAGTTGGGAGGAAAATTGGTGGTCTCTATTTATTTCCAGAACCCCAGGATATTCTTTCCTTGGGAGATAAAATCAGGGAGGCAAAGCTTGGTTACAGAGCTAACTACATCCTTTCCGTAACTCGGGAGTTCATTAAGGGAAATTTGAGGCTTGATCTATGGGAGTTGAATGAAGAGGAGGCAATAAGATACCTAACGAAGTTCAAGGGCATTGGAAAGTGGAGTGCGGAGCTGTTCCTAATGTACGGGCTTAGAAAGAACGTTTATCCGGCTGGAGATTTAGGTCTGAGAAGGGGAATAGCCAAGATATTTGGGCTGAGGGTGAAGGATGTGAAAGAGAAGGACGTTAGGGAGATCATAGAGCCCTATGGGAAGTGGAAGTCTCTTCTGGCGTTCTACATATTATGCTATGATAGAAAAACCCAGGGGGTGAGAAAATGA
- a CDS encoding HTH domain-containing protein: protein MLVILHSEGANVRESIKNLNNLAQRKFPPRGKVTTSKIKISMGAFLSISIMAVFDLGEPYKPGIIVDYAVSGNKEKAIEELQEKLNSKITPDMEIKDFSLETYTTPVTRRTYAVAVILYNRPVKSSFEELKLQNRRKILAKLLELVNFNPKALNISELARMFGVSRDAIYNDIQQILKGQES, encoded by the coding sequence ATGCTCGTCATACTACACTCAGAGGGCGCAAATGTTAGAGAATCAATAAAAAACTTAAATAATTTGGCTCAAAGAAAGTTCCCACCACGTGGAAAAGTCACAACTTCAAAAATAAAGATATCAATGGGTGCTTTTCTTTCAATATCGATAATGGCGGTTTTTGACTTGGGGGAGCCCTATAAGCCTGGAATAATAGTGGACTACGCGGTCTCTGGGAATAAAGAGAAGGCTATAGAGGAACTTCAGGAAAAGCTAAACTCCAAGATAACCCCCGACATGGAAATTAAGGATTTCTCCTTAGAGACGTACACAACTCCAGTGACCAGGAGAACCTATGCCGTTGCAGTTATCTTGTATAACAGGCCGGTTAAGAGTAGTTTTGAAGAGTTAAAATTGCAGAATAGGAGGAAAATCCTTGCGAAGTTACTTGAGCTGGTTAATTTTAACCCAAAGGCATTAAATATCTCAGAGCTTGCCAGGATGTTTGGTGTTTCTAGAGATGCAATTTACAATGACATCCAGCAGATACTAAAAGGGCAAGAAAGCTGA
- a CDS encoding ArnT family glycosyltransferase, producing the protein MRKEITLILVVAVYFLLRVPLLFHFYGSFDYDEGTYLMIGKEFAEGTMPYRDIFTVHPPLYYILLALWFKVFPITYVWGRVLSLFLGFVSVILAYKIGEALGGRGILVTLIPALDLQTIFLNSLALHETLLELFVFLSVYLYVKGKPKLSAFVLGIGTSVKHTFLPFAAAMLMSMIVNVRVKRSIFKALVEAYLAYILIITPVAILYPYRLTKGIFPVPGFSSIEIIGAKYGLLTFLLLLTYFALKEKAVEFDAFRDLYKAFSLLSYAIIGKAIVELPFFILCGNEYVRDVYLANKGRGILFMGLPSALADVISNIRGSNFEMLYPYTLLFFLLLLYVAVGGKMVSDLAKPLFFGTLFYVLAPMPGAPRFVYPLILLAMIALSTSLRDPKKVTPFLVMSLIFSATLPQGKLPIAFLNHEEILWELEVEGNAYSFNPMITFIYGIREPPYYIDNFGLLYLRKLDPRDFMKMLGNVSTIIVDTWLYSMLKKPGLGEKYREILDILHTNYTLTYAHSYSDGEVVEVYKKGSIKSLNIGTERGRLVLFYNGDKIVELSFHKNPISLKVVASGNDYAVVQDNTSVGISLMDSSLVIHAREAILKVPGNFTILNSTVFFGKYKIFVGGEIDAKNGYIEVKGREGKIIIKISTIP; encoded by the coding sequence GTGAGAAAGGAGATAACCCTCATACTCGTGGTTGCAGTATATTTCCTCCTAAGGGTGCCACTCCTCTTTCACTTCTATGGATCTTTTGACTACGATGAGGGAACTTACCTAATGATAGGAAAAGAATTTGCGGAGGGAACTATGCCGTATAGGGACATATTCACAGTTCATCCGCCCCTTTACTACATTCTCCTAGCTTTGTGGTTTAAGGTATTTCCTATAACGTACGTCTGGGGAAGAGTGCTATCATTGTTCCTTGGCTTTGTTTCGGTCATATTGGCCTATAAAATAGGTGAGGCCTTGGGAGGAAGGGGGATTCTTGTGACATTAATTCCCGCTTTGGATCTTCAGACGATATTCCTTAACTCTTTGGCATTACATGAGACTCTCCTTGAGCTCTTTGTTTTCTTGAGTGTATATCTCTATGTTAAGGGAAAGCCAAAGCTCTCTGCTTTTGTTCTTGGAATAGGAACCTCAGTCAAGCACACGTTCTTGCCTTTTGCGGCTGCAATGCTGATGAGTATGATTGTGAATGTGAGGGTTAAAAGGAGCATCTTCAAGGCATTGGTAGAGGCGTATCTAGCGTACATTCTCATTATCACGCCAGTGGCAATCCTGTATCCCTATAGGCTAACTAAAGGCATATTCCCAGTACCTGGGTTCTCTTCAATTGAGATTATAGGAGCGAAGTACGGATTACTTACCTTCCTGCTTCTGTTGACGTATTTCGCGCTTAAGGAGAAGGCCGTTGAATTCGATGCTTTCCGTGACTTATACAAGGCATTTTCTCTGCTCTCGTATGCTATAATTGGGAAGGCGATAGTTGAACTGCCATTTTTCATATTATGTGGCAATGAGTATGTGAGAGATGTCTACTTGGCAAATAAAGGAAGAGGAATACTTTTTATGGGCCTACCCTCAGCGTTGGCTGACGTTATCTCGAATATAAGAGGATCAAATTTTGAAATGCTGTATCCCTACACTCTTCTGTTCTTTCTGCTACTCCTCTACGTAGCTGTGGGGGGGAAAATGGTGAGTGATTTAGCTAAGCCACTGTTTTTTGGTACTCTATTTTATGTCTTAGCCCCAATGCCTGGGGCTCCTCGCTTTGTATATCCTCTAATTCTCTTGGCAATGATAGCGCTTTCAACTTCGCTGAGAGACCCAAAAAAAGTTACTCCTTTCTTGGTAATGTCTTTAATATTCTCAGCCACACTGCCCCAGGGAAAGCTTCCAATAGCATTCCTTAACCATGAAGAAATTCTTTGGGAGCTAGAGGTTGAGGGCAATGCTTATTCCTTCAATCCAATGATAACCTTCATTTATGGCATTCGGGAGCCCCCTTACTATATTGACAACTTTGGCCTTCTATACTTAAGAAAGCTTGATCCCAGGGATTTCATGAAGATGCTTGGGAACGTGTCAACGATAATAGTTGACACATGGCTCTATTCGATGCTTAAAAAACCAGGGTTGGGAGAAAAGTACAGGGAAATCCTGGACATTCTCCACACTAATTACACTCTCACCTATGCCCATTCTTACTCAGACGGTGAAGTTGTTGAAGTTTATAAAAAGGGTAGCATTAAATCGTTAAATATAGGAACAGAGAGAGGCCGTTTAGTGCTGTTTTACAATGGGGATAAAATTGTAGAGTTAAGTTTTCATAAGAATCCGATTTCACTAAAGGTGGTGGCAAGTGGCAACGATTACGCAGTAGTTCAGGATAACACTTCAGTAGGAATTAGCTTAATGGATTCTAGCCTTGTCATTCATGCCCGGGAGGCTATATTGAAAGTTCCAGGGAACTTTACGATCCTTAACAGTACCGTATTTTTTGGAAAATACAAAATATTCGTTGGGGGTGAAATAGATGCCAAAAATGGGTATATTGAAGTCAAAGGGAGAGAGGGAAAGATAATAATAAAGATCAGCACTATCCCTTAG
- a CDS encoding class III signal peptide-containing protein, producing MRRAQGAIEYLFMIAAALIIIAVVIKYLRSTGETAGAQANNTVSQAGQLIQSAISKAISNATKE from the coding sequence ATGAGGAGGGCGCAAGGTGCAATAGAGTACCTCTTCATGATTGCAGCTGCGTTGATAATAATAGCAGTGGTGATTAAGTACCTAAGGAGTACTGGTGAAACTGCTGGAGCGCAGGCGAACAATACAGTAAGCCAGGCAGGACAGCTTATTCAGAGTGCTATAAGCAAGGCAATTAGTAACGCAACCAAAGAGTGA
- a CDS encoding acetyl ornithine aminotransferase family protein, which yields MEYPKIVVKPPGPKAKELIEREKKVLSTGIGVKLFPLVPKRGFGPFIEDVDGNVFIDFLAGAAAASTGYAHPKLVKAVQEQVELIQHSMIGYTHNERAIRVAEKLANISIIKNPRIIFGLSGSDAVDMAIKVSKFSTRRPWILAFIGAYHGQTFGATSIASFQVSQKRGYSPLMPQVFWLPYPNPYRNVWGINGYEEPDELVNRFLDYLESYVFAHVVPPDEVAALFAEPIQGDAGIVVPPENFFKKLKPILEEHGILLVMDEVQTGIGRTGKWWGSEWFDVKPDLMVFGKGVASGMGLSGVIGKEELMEMTSGSALLTPAANPVISAAAEATLEIIEEEKLLENALKVGDFIMKRLREMQERYEIIGDVRGKGLMIGVEIVKEGGKPDPEMTGKICWRAFELGLILPSYGMFGNVIRITPPLVLTREVTEKALEIIEQAIKDAMAGKVERKVVTWH from the coding sequence ATGGAGTACCCTAAGATCGTTGTTAAACCCCCAGGACCAAAAGCAAAGGAGCTTATTGAGAGAGAAAAGAAGGTGCTATCGACCGGAATTGGAGTAAAGTTGTTCCCCTTAGTTCCCAAGCGGGGGTTTGGCCCTTTTATAGAGGACGTTGATGGTAACGTATTCATAGACTTCTTGGCGGGAGCTGCTGCCGCGTCCACGGGATACGCTCATCCGAAGCTTGTGAAAGCAGTTCAGGAGCAAGTAGAGCTAATTCAACACTCGATGATAGGTTACACCCACAATGAAAGGGCAATAAGGGTTGCTGAAAAGTTAGCTAATATTTCGATCATAAAGAACCCTAGGATAATATTTGGGCTGAGCGGAAGCGATGCCGTAGATATGGCAATTAAAGTTTCAAAGTTTTCAACGAGGAGGCCATGGATACTGGCTTTCATAGGCGCATATCATGGGCAGACGTTTGGGGCGACCTCCATAGCGTCCTTCCAAGTCTCCCAGAAGAGGGGTTATTCTCCACTAATGCCCCAAGTATTCTGGCTTCCCTACCCTAACCCCTACAGGAACGTGTGGGGAATTAACGGTTACGAGGAGCCCGATGAGCTTGTAAACAGGTTCCTTGACTATCTTGAGAGCTACGTATTTGCCCACGTTGTCCCTCCGGATGAAGTTGCTGCCCTCTTTGCTGAACCAATTCAGGGTGATGCGGGAATAGTGGTTCCTCCGGAGAACTTCTTCAAGAAGCTAAAGCCAATCCTTGAGGAGCATGGAATCCTTTTGGTCATGGACGAAGTTCAGACAGGAATAGGAAGGACTGGAAAGTGGTGGGGTAGCGAGTGGTTCGATGTTAAGCCTGACTTGATGGTCTTTGGCAAAGGCGTTGCAAGCGGAATGGGTCTAAGTGGGGTCATTGGAAAGGAAGAGCTTATGGAAATGACAAGCGGTTCCGCTCTGCTTACACCAGCCGCAAATCCGGTAATATCAGCAGCTGCTGAGGCCACTTTAGAAATAATAGAGGAGGAAAAACTGTTAGAGAATGCCCTGAAGGTTGGAGATTTCATAATGAAGAGGCTAAGGGAGATGCAGGAGAGGTACGAGATAATAGGTGACGTCAGAGGAAAAGGACTAATGATAGGGGTGGAGATAGTTAAAGAAGGAGGTAAGCCAGACCCGGAGATGACTGGGAAGATCTGCTGGAGGGCATTCGAGCTTGGCCTAATCCTGCCAAGCTACGGAATGTTCGGGAACGTGATAAGAATAACCCCACCACTCGTCCTAACCCGGGAAGTTACAGAGAAGGCCTTGGAGATAATTGAGCAGGCGATCAAGGATGCTATGGCTGGAAAAGTTGAGAGGAAAGTTGTAACATGGCACTAG
- a CDS encoding MazG nucleotide pyrophosphohydrolase domain-containing protein has translation MRISEFQEMIKEIYYHKDKKRGVERTFFWFVEEVGELAEALRKNDREALEEEFADVLAWLASLANLVGIDLEEAAKKKYPGVCPYCGKKPCECPEDLL, from the coding sequence ATGAGGATTAGCGAGTTCCAAGAGATGATCAAGGAGATTTACTATCACAAGGATAAGAAGAGAGGGGTCGAGAGAACGTTCTTCTGGTTCGTTGAGGAGGTTGGGGAATTAGCTGAAGCATTAAGAAAGAACGATAGGGAGGCTTTGGAAGAGGAGTTTGCCGATGTTTTGGCTTGGCTTGCGAGTTTAGCTAACCTAGTGGGAATAGATTTGGAGGAAGCTGCGAAGAAGAAGTATCCTGGGGTGTGTCCATATTGTGGGAAAAAGCCTTGCGAGTGTCCGGAGGATTTATTATAG
- a CDS encoding multiprotein bridging factor aMBF1, which translates to MAKAKPRYCELCGREIRGQGHVIRIEGAELLVCDECYRKYGRKPGTFSIMPRREPTRRISTPRPKPQVKRERPLITEDIVEDYAEKVMEAIRKSGLSYEELSHKVGLSVNVLRRIAHGEYTPTIEEARKLERFFKIKLIEKVEADFEQRPLIPKDYEPTLGDIARIKIRKRKKK; encoded by the coding sequence ATGGCTAAGGCTAAGCCAAGGTACTGTGAGCTTTGTGGAAGGGAGATAAGGGGGCAGGGGCACGTTATAAGGATTGAAGGTGCCGAACTTTTGGTTTGTGATGAGTGCTACAGGAAGTACGGAAGGAAGCCTGGAACCTTTAGCATAATGCCAAGGAGGGAGCCAACGAGGAGAATCTCAACTCCAAGGCCCAAGCCTCAGGTGAAAAGGGAGAGGCCGTTGATAACCGAGGACATCGTTGAGGATTACGCTGAAAAGGTAATGGAGGCGATAAGGAAGAGCGGGCTGAGTTATGAAGAGCTCTCCCATAAAGTTGGTCTCTCGGTTAACGTACTAAGGAGAATAGCCCACGGGGAGTACACGCCAACAATTGAGGAGGCGAGGAAGCTTGAAAGGTTCTTCAAGATAAAGCTCATTGAAAAAGTCGAAGCCGACTTCGAACAAAGGCCTCTAATCCCCAAGGACTACGAGCCAACTCTAGGAGACATAGCTAGAATAAAAATTAGGAAGAGGAAGAAGAAGTAG